Part of the Rhinoderma darwinii isolate aRhiDar2 chromosome 2, aRhiDar2.hap1, whole genome shotgun sequence genome, tcacgcgtgtcgtacgcacctataatagtctatggggctgtttcgacgatgcgtgaattttgcgctgcgtgagtgcgttgcgtaaaactcacgacatgttctatattcttgcgtttttcacgcaacacgcacccattgacttcaatgggtgcgtgaaaacaacgcatgccacacggacggtcctgcgttgcatgcgcgaaaaacacgcaagagctgttatgtccattctaattagtctataaagctacacaaagctactccaaaccaggaagtgcctgcctttcaagtgcgagggggcaagtctagccagtgccaggagagttgtGTGCGGATAGTTTTGAGCGTTTCACAGCcatactacagccatgccgcgcgggatggatgtggagcgcctcatcctttttgtccaggagcatccagcgatatgggataccagatgtgaggagtatcataacaggacggtgaaggaggacgcatgggagttggtggccaaaaacctctttgggcaagagtgggagactggccgaacccgggaccgcactcggttgggtgagtacctggcattttctgtcaatgcctgtcatgcctatcgaaaacctgggccctgtatgtgtattgcgctcattagcacgagaaactttggtggagcaggtgcttccccacgtcccaccgcattgccattgcagggcccttcattttgaagtgagaggtgatagttctgatggcgtgttatgtttttgttacatccaacagtccaagatatcaagacacggtggcggagctgccgtgatcaattcaggcgagagatgggtgacaagggacgcagcggagatggggcatctcgcaaacggccctacatatatactaagcagctgatgttcctgaaggacatcatggatatgcgcacgtaagcgTTTATGCCGttgcatgagtgtaatgtgtgtttgccaaggtcctgtctgccaacgtgttgttgtgggcaatgttagatattgtagtcatactttttttgctccttgtagaaccaccgacaatttggaggacacagcagaggagactgacgtgggggagtctgtggccgaaccccctgctcccaatatcctgccacccagccccgagccgacaccccaggagcccgcaccaggccagtcagaacggccggttgcctctccagcccaggagcggcccgtgcgagcccgcagtcggcgtgttcgtgccccacagccctccacagctgcccaggtggatacgcgggtactggactatctcaggcgagccgcagaggaggatgggaatgatgccttcggccgcagcattgtccccctcctacgcctggtgccgatggaccttatgggccgtctgcaggcgtcgatcgtcacattgatcgacgcttgcagaccgccacacaatccccatatGTGTTTCACGGCAATAGAGCAGTGGCAAAATAAttacatgccgccacccacggcccaggtgcctggccaattccaccctgttccccagatgggccggccgcatccatacatgcgccctatggctccccacttcgcagggcccacattccacccaccacatcagcaccactatgctggcgaggaacaacctacccagctccaggtccagcatagtggtgctgaaatgcaggcatatgcctccccaggacaactataccaacacctctgagtgtgttggtgccaatatatttggacggcactgttgtgtgtggtgcaggcctggccacgtttgttgtgggatcatgtttttattttgtatttcgttacaccatgttggtgtctaaGTTTTTGTGCCCAAAATTTGGGATTGGTCCTAATCCGAAATTAAAAATATTCATGGTTAATGGTTTGATTTCGTTTTATtaatcatttataccacacaacacaaggtttgccacacatttcctttgcctacactctcacacacttctggccttttggaccaatgcatggccatgtgatatgaggttttacttAATCTCTCGggggtttgacatggcttgaaagggattgcaaagtttaggtcctgccatgggccccgaagcaaaataagtacacttgcaattggacttccctaactggagtccgcacaacaggatatatggggaaagtaagtcggcaactgtgtaaagtcctgctcaaaccccgagagatataagctcgcaacccgcgtcaagggtcctcatgttttgcgagtccctaccccaaccccaacccccaaaataatcaaaacaaaaaatggcCACATCTCACGTGGGTAGTGAAGCCTCAAAAGAACATtcaccccttcaaaggtcatcagccccccacggtgctggtccagatgggcactcaaaatatgccgccaaagtatcacgaactcgaaggccggaggagacagatcggccgagaggaatcaccgggacattgtcagtggtgtctgcatgtgttaggatatagtcagcatcaaagtttgcatcattaatgcggcagaagttatgcataactacacccgcttgtataacacgtgtgacattctgcatggacaattgcattgttgacagaaagacacgccacctgttcgacataatgccaaaggcacattccacacatcgccgagctcggcccaggcggagattgaacatgcgcctacggtcatccaagccccttcttgcaaagggacgcatgacttgccttgtgagtgcaaacccctcatctgccacgattacatacgggattgggggcccgctggagcccgggaggatggagggttccggcaaacccagtcgcctattcacgagtcgcttccccattcttgatgtacggaatatgcgtgcatctgccgagcttccatacgagccaatgtcaacaatagtgaaacaataattagtgtccgccaaggctaacaataccatagaaaaatactgcttgtagttatagtattgcgagccactgcgtgggggctttctcacacgaatgtgtttgccgtcaagggcaccaatgcaatttggaaattcagtagctcgaagaaatccctctgaaatacttagccactgttctgtcgtgggctgaggcatgaccgtgctctttaacctctgccacaacacgacactggtggatatgacaattaaggaaatggtggtcactcccaaaagaaattcaaaatgcaacaaatgataactattgcctgtggccagaaatctagaaaagaacgagaaagaaaaagaaaggcagaacacatgttagtggggggctggtgaagcagacagcggcatggactaagttatagcagcttcatacatacctcaaggtcacaagcagacgttcctcggccgaaatgcagcgtctcatgttggtattctggtaggtgagaccagagcgagtttgctcaagcagaaggtcaaatgtggccacagacatgcggcagaaggctcgaaatttgtcgggatgccggcgtaagtcctcaaacagggtatggaaatggccttttattgtacgttgggccacaagtggatgaacccaaatgcgacttcttccaggcgtgtggtgctgcagcatgtgtcggcgctcgccaaaccgacgtgagatcatccagagaagaagcacacgcgccagtgctggcgaagccataatagttgggtgtcaaagcgattccaatttgaatggaaaaacaaacactgtggtttctgcagaggcggaaataaggttgcaaacagatttctaccagcaagcaggggttgggccagctggcctatttgtaggcgggcgtcccactaatcccctctgcgttttttatgcgcgatgcaaacgctagtcgtgcgcgcgttgaaaacgcaacaaggctgcgtatacgcagtgcatacgcaatacaaacgcgcgcaaaacgcggcgttttttgcgcgcgcaaaacgcacacgctcgtgtaaatcaggccttattaaCAGTATTAATAAATTCATTAAGACCCTTGAGACATCACGTCACGTGGTCACAGACATGGCCTTGTGTAATTGCGTCTACAGAGCTGTGCCATGATTGACTGCTATGGTATTGCAATGGGGTCAGTGGGTCACGGCGTTGGATACAGTTTTTTTTCAAGACTGTGAGTatttggaaaatacatatttttttcttcaaGTACTGCATGGTAAAGAGGTTTTCTGAAATCCGCCCAAATTTTGCAATACccatttaataataaaataataatatttgatagtaaaataataaatcaTAATATAAGTGTTAACCTTCATATTTGAGGTATATAATAATTATTGTGGACCCTTCTTAGGATATGCTCACGTGGTAGCAAGTTGAAGCTTGAAAAATCAGATGCTGAATCTGCCTCTAAAATCAGCGTCCAAAATCAGCATGGAAACTGCTTCCGTGCTGATTTTGAATTTATAGTCAAAACCTCCCACTGGTGCTTTTCATCTcccaataaaagcaaaaaaattgcatcaaaagcaTAGataggagtatttttttttttcgatgcCACTGTTTAAGATTTAGGGTACTGAAAAACCAGCACCGTATGAACTAcagtattgaaatcaatgagaggcaaaaTAGAGGCAATTTCTGATTCCGTTCTGAAAGTGTTGTAATCTTCTTGCAAAAaaagccgtgtgaacaaggccctagGTGCATGAGTCGGATTTGCAGTACTCTGACTGGTTCTTAATCATACTATTTTATATGGAACATTGTACTTGCTTTGAGTACTTTTTCACCTACTACTGTATTTTAAATTGATATATTTAGCACTATGTAATTACTTTGGACAACCCCCTTTTTTAACACTATGCAaaaaaattgcgacttttgatgcatttatgCTGCCCTCCCCACTTTTCCTAAATATTGATGGCGCTTGGCTAAAGGGGCGTGGCCTGCAGCGGCCCATCAAGTTTATCAAAATTTCCGCCAGAAACTGGTGTGAATTTTAGACGAACTCTACGCAAATTTTTTTCAGGTTCACGGACAGCCAGGGAGGCATATCTTATTAAATTACGTGTATCTTACTCCAGCTATCTTTATATTAacggggttgtccacgaccggacaactgatgacttatccacagtatcatcagtatatgattggtgtgggtccaatacccggaccccgcacagatccgCTGTTGTGGCTGCCTCCAGGCGccagatgttttgaacggtatgcagtagttggagcaggaaacagatggctccgaccactgcatagcagccgttctgcagaactgcagccctgctcctattcacttgattaGGAGAAgatctgcagtattgcagctccgccACTATTCCGTGACCAGAGACATTTGCTTCCAGCATGGACTTCCGGTGCCCGGTGGCAGGCAGAGCTGCTGATTGGTGcgtggtccgggtgttggacccccgcagatcatatactgaggacctgtcctgtggacaacccctttaagactggcatatgaaacgtcagtcttaataaatctccccctatgtTTGTCGTGACTAATATGATGTTGGACTAGTAGATTTTATGGCATACTAGGCATTATAGACAATGTTAAAATGCAGGACAATTTAATTTCTGGAGGGTCCTCATCTATGTCATTTCCAGCCCACTTCCTACCATTTATTTACTGGGTAGCACTGATCCTCCATTCCCTTCATATACTTACTTTTTACAGGCTCCTTATAGAtctaaataggagcagtatttataATACTTTACATACCTACCCCTAGTGGTGGAAGTGCATAGTTGcctacatttgaatttttttccagggaAACTTAGGGTGTGGCTTATCTGGTGAGTGTGTCTTATGGGGACATGGCTTCTCTGGTGGGTGTGGCTTTCTTAACAATTTCTGAATACAAATATTCTAACAACAATTTCTGCACTAGTTGGGCTGACAACTACAATGGCGGAAAGAATCTCTGGTTATCTGtttgtatacaggcaggtgatgtctcactttatcactagggctaggcgatatgtgttGACCtctactggtagtgtaaaaaccagcgtagatagtgccacactcagtgactCTTGTAGATGGTCTCCCACACTGCCccagtggatagtgccacacactgcttcctgtagataatgccacacacagccccctgcagatggcaGATCCAAAtggctccttgtagatagtgccctctttagctagtgccacacccaccctttttacacagtgccctctgtagataatgccacagtgctctctgtagatagcgccacagtgctctctgtagatagcgccacagtgccacttgtagatagtgccacccacgccctgtagatagtgccacacaatcccactgttggtagtgccacatccccatgtagatagtgccacatccccctgtagatagtgccacatccccctgcagatattgccacatccccctgtagatagtgccacacaccccttgtagatagtgccacacaaccctccttgcagatagtgccacaccccccctaacaaaaacaaaacaaacattaTTGCTTGTTTTGTATAATAGGAGGTTCACTTTAATGAATTTGTGCTACAACATCCCCAGTGATGTGACTGATCTTTTATTGCTCCAGGCCACTGCTCCACAGATTCTGTAGGTAAAGGATTACTATATTTCTGCATATGTAACCTAAAATAGGAATAATAGTATTGAACAAAAACAGTTACCAAAGTGCAGATTCTAAACAGTAATAGcctacaaagctctccacagtgctgcacctccttacatctccaccCTGTAACTTCCATAGCTGCAGACCGTCGTTCAGACATACCATCTgacggctccggccatggacgtctgcgTACTCGGCGGCATGTCCCTCCAGggtgacgccggcactcacttctgagTTCTGTGTCTGTTTCCAGCAGGGCGCCCAcgcccgcacgtgcacggccttaaagggctagtactcgcccagttgtctataatcagtaattagcccagaatgctgctgggctataaaaagggctctgcccacttgtcccttgcctgagcattattgTATACCtaatgtttgtcttgcaaatggtctcccagtgttttccagttcccagtgttacccgttcttgctgcctgtaccctgtatcctgtgccctgtgctaccgtgcctctgtgccatctacagtgaaagtcaagtcttgtcttccgctgcatctactgtgccatctacagtgaaagtcaagttatgTCTTctactgcatctactgtgccatctacggtgaaagtcaagttgtgtctccgccactgtctacattgcctcaggtaccctttctggactatagatattgtattgtacctagttgaccagctgctatcccgctacgaggtacggcccagtgggtccacaccccgcggcgTGACACACCCTCATCTCGGTCTACCAgcctactcgcgctctacgttctgccaatgaccttagattaaaatcctccataatacgaacctcccactcccggctTCAAGATTTTTCTTgtactgcaccagtcctctggaatgcactaccccagacaatcagattaattcccaatatccacagttttaaacatgccctgaaaacacatctttttaaacaagcctataacattccctaatctgactcctttccctggccccattagtcatcagaataagattcccacaACACTCCTTGCACCGTACTGCATTTCATGTCTgttatacacggatactggctggtgaccggctcatgcagctctaTGTGTATTactccatgtgtataaaagatggtgggaccattgtactgaacaaacactgttacaccttgtgtctcccttatttcctcatagattgtaagctcttgcgagcagggtcctcacgcctctggtttgaattgtaaattagctttgtcactatgtaatgtctgatattgtctgtttatgttccctctaaattgtaaagtgctgcgtaatatgttggcgctatataaataaagattattattattacatactAACCACTAAAGATCAGTATTTTTAAAGAATAATTTAAAATATTTACCTTGTAATATTCAAAGAAGATAAAATTGCAGTGAAATAGTAGTATTTGTATAACAGATAACATAATATGTCTGATATAACATGTTAAAAGGGCACAGGTTACTTTAAGATTCACCTTTCGAttcaactataaaaaaaaaaaagaaaaacttctaCGCTGGAGCTTCTGCTCAATGAATTATTACATCAAATCACAAAGGAGGTGTGAATAATAATCACAATGCACAGGCTGGATTATGAGTTTATGAAGGCTAGTGGTCAAATAATCAGGCAGATGTTTACATCATAAAACAATGGCACAGCATGCCTGGCAGATTTTATGCCAAGTCATTAAAGGGATCTGAACAGTAAAGGTGTCAAACTCATGCAATTTAAATTTAGGACGTTTACCTAAACTGTTAAATTTGGTCATAATTTATACTGGTAGTAGTGTTAGACAAAATGGGTTGGCAAATTTTGTTTTCGTAACGTAGCTTTATCAACACGTCCTTACGAGTATTAACGAGTATTTTTGCTGAGCAAGCCCTGGCTACTTAATTGGGGATAACTGCCAGTCATATAAGTGTGCCAGAGTTTGCAGTGACTTTGTGGTATTAAGGCTTAATTACTAAGTGTAATGATTATGCTCTTACCGCcgggtttttatttttctgcagctggtgtgaattttttttttattcaatttttcttgCTCTGTCTTTCTTGTTGTTAAATTAAATAATACTGAGCTGTAGAAATGTAATAACATTCCGATTCTAAAGCCTATCTATAAAggtgtaaaaaataattaaatgggTTGCAACACATACTTTACTGAAAATAATCTTCTTGTAGGAATCTATCTACTAAAGGGGTTTGCTATTTATGGGAAACATTACTACAAGTATATAGCAATTGAAAGCTTAGATATCTGATagataaagggcagatgggaacACTGTTGTGtatgtgatttgtttttttctgtgtccCTAGTGGCATAGACTGGTAATACAATTGAGAAACGTAAAAAATTACAATGGGATTTGAAGGTAGCAGGTTAATTTAAAGAGATTgtaaaggattagaaaaacatggctgcttttttccccccagaaacagCGATGGGTTGTGTTTGAtaatgcagctcagctccattgaagtaaacggggcagagctgcaataccacacatcaCCTGTGGTATTTTTTGTGGCATTGTGTCTGAGGGAGACTAGCCCTGTTTTTCTAAACCTGTACAaaccctttaaaagggttgtctggtttcaaGACCTCTGTCTGTTATTATTTAGTATgaatcttcattgtttacttccagtggatacatttCTGTCTTTGGTCATGTGatcgacacacaggtgctgggatcattagataattgtactgtaacgagccgtgcacctgtgagtCCATCATTTGACCATTGACAGAATagtatccactagaagtaaacaataaatgttcataccaaataacaacaagcagtgatcatgaaaaccatgaggaataaatatagaaaatatattgaaaaatgatataacttttcattatacaaaaaaataacacaatTTGCTgatccggacaaccccttttggcAATAGTATACCCCTGACAATCTACTAGAACTGATATGCTATatcatatataaaaaaagtatatttaaataggttttacgtttttagcaaaaaaaaagacattgaaTAAGTACGTCCTTACTTAGTGAATGTCCACCGTTGAACAACAAGGTGTTCTTTTAATCAAAATCTAGGACCTAAGTAAAAAAATGTGTACTGATTAATTTCCCAGAGTATCTTTATCGCAATTTGGGCTGCTTTATTTTGATACAAAGTTCTGAATCACAcaacatagagttacatgatgagAGTCACCACCAAGAAGAGCTTAGGAGCCTCTACATGTTTATACAGTGAAATCAAGAGTAACTCAGTATTCAGTAAACTCCTCCTAGTGGCGGCTCCTTGCAGTCAGAATTTTATCAAGGTGTGTGTTGGGAAGCTgcgaatttggagctctgtaacagaaaaacaGACCTCTGCTATGAAGATATAATATGAAATTAATCAATATAGAATAGTATTAAAAGGTGAATATTTACCTTACGCCTTAGTCACCCGGCCGTGTTCGGTCAGTGAGATACAGACCGTATGTCAGCCCCATTTCCCTGTCtacctgcgggaatactgtcctattctgtaatcatgttttcaatatggTATACTACTCCGAAGGggaggcagtcactgacagcgtcatggatgactatgatgctaggagtacaGCTGCTTGAactgtgttcgatccgggaaatgcggccgacatacgatcCGTATCTAATCCTGGCtgaatgcgatgtctattcactctcaagacacttcggtaaagttaatgtgggagtatgtgacagcacagcatgatctcgcgagatcacgctgtgttgtgagTACTGttaaaattaatggagagaagtgtatgacgctgattagtcactgattggtcagtgtcatacacttctctttacaacgcccagttggtaaaaaagtaaaaacacgccacacccagttgtctattaagaatctaattagcataaatctaaaattgtgcataacttgctcaaaatttattgtttttccaaataaaaaccactgttgttatctacattacagcgccaatcagattatgtaggtgatataatctggtgacagagccttttgaaAGAGAATATAGCAGTACTTCTAGTTCACTGCTGCTAGGAAAATATTGATGCACCATGTTAATTACTTAATTTTTCATGGTGGAAATGGCCAAAGGGTTTGAGTAGTCTTAAGAGATTTTATTCTGGAAATGAGTGGTGGTTCAA contains:
- the LOC142743728 gene encoding uncharacterized protein LOC142743728 — protein: MPRGMDVERLILFVQEHPAIWDTRCEEYHNRTVKEDAWELVAKNLFGQEWETGRTRDRTRLVQDIKTRWRSCRDQFRREMGDKGRSGDGASRKRPYIYTKQLMFLKDIMDMRTTTDNLEDTAEETDVGESVAEPPAPNILPPSPEPTPQEPAPGQSERPVASPAQERPVRARSRRVRAPQPSTAAQVDTRVLDYLRRAAEEDGNDAFGRSIVPLLRLVPMDLMGRLQASIVTLIDACRPPHNPHMCFTAIEQWQNNYMPPPTAQGLRAASTVVLASHSSEGNGQFKMALSSVQQFILLSMFHTPSVIGMLVKGKDEVTTNDVISSGYQQLCCQPYGSKEPKGIDCRTGN